The following DNA comes from Dermochelys coriacea isolate rDerCor1 chromosome 21, rDerCor1.pri.v4, whole genome shotgun sequence.
GGCTGCCTTCATCCTGAGGAGCTGAGGTTTGTGCTTTGGCTCTAACAGCATTCCCCGCACCGCATTCCCATTACAAAACCTTTCTCAGGGGTGGGGGATGTGTGGGTGGATATTACTGTAGTCAAAATGCAGCGACAGAGTTTGTGGAGATAAGCTAGTCAATACAAAAGGGGAAGAAAGTAGGTTGATGTGTGTTTCAAAGGGGCACAACAGTATCTTAGCAGGAATCGAGCCACAGCATGTTCAGTGCAAAGTCTCTAGGCACACCGAGGTGGAACTAAGTCAGCAGCCTGTAGCTGGATGAATTTATCTAAAATCAAACAGGAGGTGGCTGTTCACACGGAGTGGGGGGCAGAGCATGGCAAGCACCGCCCTAGGTCACACATCACTGATAGCCGTGAGAGCTCCAGAAAAACTTTAGTGTGATGTTCAGGTTGCTGAAGTCATCCCCAACTGAGAGAAAGGCCCTTCTGTGGAATAGCACTAGGAGTGCACCATGGCAGGCCAAGTGGGAGCTGCTTCACCCAGGGAGGCCCCGCACACAGCTCCCTCTCTGAGGGCTCCAGCCAACCCcacctgctggtgatggctccttgaagctttttattttaaatcctgttaAATAACCCCAAACTTCCTGATGCTGTGAGTTGACGCTCAACGAAGTAACGGCTCCCGATATCCCTCGAGCTCAAGCTGCAAGCCTGTGGCTGCCCCCTTACTGCCCGGTGAGCAGCCCAGGGGATCCCATGGCTGGTGCCATGGGgccctgctgcagtgagctgGGGAGTGTCAGTCAAGAGGCAGGGCTGGCCGGGGAGCTGCAGCACCATTCACAGGCACAGAGACAGGAGTGGTGGTGGGTGTGTGTCCCTTGCGTTAGCTCTGAAGAGCTGGCTCTGCCACCCTGAGGCAGGCTGGGCACTTGTGGACTGCACAGGCCAGGCACCACTCAGCGTGAGTCAGGGTGGCAGAGCGAGGTGGAGGGCCAGGTCGGCCCCTCTCAGATCTCCAGTTTCTTCTTCATCTCCATCCTGTAGATGATCTGGTAGCCATCGTCCCAGGCATAGATCTGCCGCTCCTTAGGGTTGTATTTCATGCTGGAATGAGACCCATAGCGCTTGGGGAAGTACACCAAGGCAGCATCCTCGGGTGTCATGGCGCCACTGACATCAAAGACGCACTGTACGCGGGACCGGCTGGGCAGCCTCGTGTTATACACCACATAGAGTGCCCCGCAGATGACAAAGGCACTCTCAGCGTTCTCCCGGGGGCATGGTGTATCCCACATCTGCTCTATGTCCAGGGAGACGGGGTCCAGCTTGGCCAGGCAGATGTTCTTCTCATTCTCCCTGGTGGCGTAGATGGCCCATAGCCCTTCCTCATCAGCTGCTATGTCGATGTAGTTGAAGGCGGAGAGACCAAAGACAGGTACCTGCTCCTCGACTGGGAACACGGAGCTGTCCACGATGGTCTTATTGGCCAAGCTGAACTTGATGACCTGGAAGGTGCCCTGCTGCCGGATGTAATAGAGATGCCCCCCATACACCAGATGCCCGGTGCCCACCCAGGGGTAGGGCAGCTTGATGCGGGCTGCCTTCCGCGTGGCAGAAAACAGTGTAAACTCCCTCATCCTGGGGAACACATAGACCGTGTCATTGCTGGAGCCATCGAAGACATAGATCTTCTCCGAGCTCCCCACGGGGTCCTTGGTCCACAGCCCAGcactgctgccaaatttcttcaagATCTTCATGGCTTTCACCTGGGAGATGGTGTCACTGCAATCTGTGAGGGGGCAGGAGAGCCTGTGAGAACCAGCCCCCAGCAGCCATCCAGGGCCCCAAGTGCCTTCACACCCTCCCTGGGCacctcagcacaggggctggggaCCCCCCCAGAGGGAGAAGCACTTGGGAGAAGAAAGGGGGGGTCTTTAGCAGAGAATATTTAGGGAGGGCTTTACTTCTGAATCCTTATGgcaggaaaatctgagtcctcCTCAGTGACACCTACAGGTGCACTGAGGTCAGCCCTTGACCTGAGCCCTGCAAATACAAATTACTCTCCATTTCCTAGCTTGCTGCCTCAGGGTTTGGTACTTTTGCCTAGCACAGTAGTATCTGGGCGCCTTCCACAGAAAATCCACAGCAGTTTTGCAGTGTTCTCCCTGGAGCCCCTGGCTCTTTCCCTGCTTGGGGGTAGCGCTCTGCTCGGGATCGGGGAGGGCTTGGTTTTAGGGGGTCTCAGGTGTGAGGGAAAAAGGTGTTTGTCAAACAGGAAGGATTTCCTGCATTTCCCAGACTCTTGATTTGCCTCTGGAAGTTGGTTTCCCAGCTCCCCCCAGGCCATGAGAACCAAGGGAGGGAACTCGGTAGGTAGGGCCCTATGTGTAATGTACTGAGTCCCTCGAGCGGTCTACCTCAGGCAGATCTGCGCCAAGCTGCTGGATCCTGAGGGACAGCAGCGACCTTACTATGGCCACAACTTCCAGAGTAAAACCTGCTGTTTTTTCCTGCCTTGTATTTGGAGCCTGGCTAGAGTCACCAAGCAATGTCAGCCACTTTGTAGGTCCCTAACCAAGCCAAATTGGCTGAagtgctcagcctgctgctcccCCTGGGGCTGGCTTTGCCAGGGACTCGGCACCCGCCCTGCCTCCAAGAGCTATGCTACCAGCAATCTCCAAGAGGCTCAAGCAAAGCACCATAACAGACCATTTTTGAAAACGGTGGCCCAAGCCTCTTTGTTTATAAAGGAGCCTGAACCAAACTTCCCCGTCCCTTTAGCCGTTCCAGTGCTGCCGGGAAGCAGGCACTGATTTGTTCGGGCAGCTGGGTCTGCTTTCCCTGCTCTGACAGGCACCTCGATTCTGATGCTCAGGGAACTGATTGGATTCATGTGGTACCAACACGTTGTAAATCTCTATGGATCCCTTTCAGTCCCTGCATGCAGCAGTGCAGGactcctgggggcagggcagctccATGGTCCCTAGAGTGCTGCATGCCCAgggatggagggcaggggaagacCACGGAGCACGAGTATGCCAGGAGATGAAGGGAGCTGCCGCAGAACTGGCAGCAGGACTGGGCGAGCCCCTCACTAGCATGGGGCCAGGAGTCAATGAAGAGCACGGAGCAGGCTTAGGCTAATCTTGCATTCAGTGACAGCTGagctcaggaccccattgtgctaggcagtgtgGATCCTAGGAGACAACCCCTGCCCCGCATGTGGAAGTCTACAGGGGGTCTAGTGACCTCATTgtgcagatggggagctgaggcaccgAGACACGATGTGACACACAGCAGAGTCCGACCTGCATACAGATCTCAGCCCAGGGCCTATCCGCAGAGCCAGTGGGCCAACAGACCCATCCGGGGGAGAATTTTGCCTGGGGAGGGGTGGACAGGACAGTACTCCAGCCAGTGGCTCTGTACCGACACAAACACTCCTCAGCAGCTCCCTGTGGGAGCATCTAGGCACTGCCTGAGGGGCATGTTGCTGGCAGGGGGAGACGCGTGCCCTCACCTGTCAGCTTATCATACTTCTCATTCTTCCTCTTCTTGGCTGTAGAGACCTGGTTCTCcatcagcttctcatccacctcCACACAGGGAGGAGCGGGGTTCTGCGTCTCTAGGTAGTCCACCTCGCGCTCCAGCCGGTCCACTCGCACTGCTGTGTTCTCCACCTCTGTGCGCAGCCTGTCCTGCTCCTTCTCCATGTTCTCCAGCATTGTGATCACCTGGTTCTTGAATTCACGTAGCTCGGTGGAGTAGCGGCTGCTCTGGTCATGCCACTGGGAGATCCTttcctggggggtgggagggcgagGTGCTGGAGCCCCTAATGCCTGGAGGGGGCTAGTGCAGAGTGTACAGGGGGCAGCCCTCTCCCTCGCCCTGGCCATCTGGGCCAGTGACTAATGCCATTCTCATGGGTCATGCAGTGACTGGCAGCGCCACTCGCATGCCTGATGGTGTATGCCTGGCTTCACGTTACCCTCAGCCTTGTCCACGACACCCTGGAACAACAGCCCCCATCCTACTCTGAACAGTAGTAGCTGGAGGGCAGTTTGGAGACACCCTCTGGCCCCAGCTTTCCTGCACTCCCCTAGCTGGCCACCCACACGCATGGCTCCTGCTCCTACACTCATCTCAGCCCTTGGCGCCTGCACACTCAGCAGTGTCCTTCCGGCTCCTCTCTCCCACCCGGCTCCTCTGTGTTCACAGCACCGTGGGATGGCCCTTTCACCCagccttcccccacagcccctgttAGCTTTGCTTTAAGTGCAGGTAAAACAGCATTGACTGAGCAGAGAACCACGCTGCGAACGCAGCGGGTTGGGGAAATGTCTGAGCCAGGCCTGGCCCTGTTTCCCTACAGCAAGGAGGGGCGATACAGAGACTTGCGCTTACCTCCAAGGCGCCAAATCTCCTCTCCATGTACTCcatgaactgctgctgctgagcacTGATGgccccagccaggagcagggcaagGAGGAGGCCGAGCCTTGGGGCCATGACTGGCCTGGGAAGGCAGCGCTGCTCTGCCTAGCAGGGTGGATGAGAGCCGGCGCGCTCAGTGCCACACTTGGAGCTGGGCTCCAGCTCACGGCTTTGGAATGTTTGGACGGTTCCTGGGGGCGGAACGCTGCCTCATTCGCTGGCCTTTATTAAATCCAGATGGCTCAGAAGAGGGGCTGCTTGGTGCCAAAGGAAAACAGCTCCAAGCGCCTTAACCCCTTCGTGGTCTGGGAGCCAGAGATAGAAACAAACGACACCCCTGTCCCATTTGGCTTTCCCAAGCATTGATGCTGTCTGGCTTCTCAGGAGGGTGGGAGGCAGGCTCCAGAGGGCTCAGCACAGGTTACAGTCATTGCTCAGTTTATGCAACGTGCAGGCTAGCTGCTGATTTTAGCTCTTCCCATCTCCCCAGGGCTCTTGTTAGTCTCCCCTTGCTATGCTGGGATGGGGCTCAGTCTGTCTAGGCATGGCACATGCATGGCTGGTACCACACCTGTGTGCCTTAGGATGGAGCACGATCCTTACCACAGAGCCTTGCTGGGGGCCTTGACTGAGTCACTAACCCCTTCATGCCCGATTCTCCCAGGGATACGCTACACACCTCGGCCCCAGTCTCGCAGCGTGGGGGCACGAATGCCTGAACATTGCTGTACAGGACTAATGACTCCTGGAAGGCAGGTGGTGGTGATCTGTGGGCTGGTTGCACCAAGAGGCCAAAATGAGATCGGACCCCCATTGTGTTGGATGCTGCACATATACATCAAgcaagacagttcctgccccagagaacttagTCTggatagacaaagggtgggaggggaaaccgaGGGACACAGCGGAGACGTGACTTGGCCAAGATTGTAGAGCAggtcagcggcagagctgggcacagggccAGGTCCTGAGGGCCAGGCACTTCTCTGTAAGCTGGAGACCAGGTTCTGTGTGAAGCTGTGACCCCAGCCTCGTCCCTGCCCCTCAGCACAGTTAGAGGGTCCACAACAGCCAGTGGTGGATGAAACACTCGCATAGTGTttgcaggagggggtggaatgTTTCCTTTCAGAGGTTAACCTCTGTCACTGGAGTTCCTGGCCCCTGCGCTTTGAGGGAGTTAAACAAAACCAGGTGTGTCAGTGGCAGGCAGGGGGCCATGCAGAAACTACTCCAAAGGAAACAGAGCCAGGCCTGCTAAGATGCTGCTTGCAGTAAAAATGCTGGCTCGTTACTAACCAACCCTTGGTACCAGAGCGTCAGCTTCATAGGGATGATGGCCACAGGGCGCCGCAGCCAGCCACCCCATCTCTGCAACATCCCAGCCTGAGCCCGGTGCCAGCACACTGAACATTGGCCCAAGGGGAACACTAAGAGTATCTGATGTAGAGCCAAGCCTCAGCACTAGGACGGGGTGTGCTCCGACGGGGCGTGCTGGTTACCGTCACGGTCAGGGGCTATTGACAGTAATTACAATATTGGCACTTGGCAAAGAACAAATGGTGGGAGCCTTCTGCAGAGCTCCAGGACTcagccccacactgctctgcTCCCGCTGGGATACCTAGCAGATGGAGCCTTGGAGCTTTGTGGCTTCCCCCACACTCAGTGCCCAGTGTTCACAACTAGTGAACGAAGAGCATGAGGACGTTGTGTGCTATACTCCATAGCTGAGGGAAGCGgagcagggctagggcagggtgAGATTCACAGAGAAAACAGAGCTTAGGGCATTGCTGCGGCAAGGTGCCCCTGGCTGATTAAACTATGTACAGCCATGCTGCTGGGCCCCATGCAGCCCGTGACACAGAGCGAGCAGATGCCTAGCCCAGAACAGAGCCACacgcctgccctggccccgctccACTGCAAGACAAGAGAAGCTAAACTCCTCTGGTGCACAACCTTGGCCTTTAGCTGTTCTGTTGGAGTCAAAGCCGGGCTGACCACtccacttccctgctctgccaacTGCACCAGCCTGCGGCAGCCCGCTTGGCTTGCTGCTCATGCAGTCACTGAATTGATCACTGCCCTCTCCGGCCGAGCCCCCATCAGACCCACGTCTGCCCACCGGCCGCTGGAGCTGAGGCACCAATTGTTTGGTTTGGTggccaaagaggaaaaaaaattggttaattTCAAACCAGCCTTGACCTTTCTTCtcattgaaatgaaaaacaaacccaGCCATTGGGGACCCACAAACTGCATGGCCATTTCCAcactgggctcagggcagggttcTAGCTTAAACTAA
Coding sequences within:
- the OLFML3 gene encoding olfactomedin-like protein 3, whose translation is MAPRLGLLLALLLAGAISAQQQQFMEYMERRFGALEERISQWHDQSSRYSTELREFKNQVITMLENMEKEQDRLRTEVENTAVRVDRLEREVDYLETQNPAPPCVEVDEKLMENQVSTAKKRKNEKYDKLTDCSDTISQVKAMKILKKFGSSAGLWTKDPVGSSEKIYVFDGSSNDTVYVFPRMREFTLFSATRKAARIKLPYPWVGTGHLVYGGHLYYIRQQGTFQVIKFSLANKTIVDSSVFPVEEQVPVFGLSAFNYIDIAADEEGLWAIYATRENEKNICLAKLDPVSLDIEQMWDTPCPRENAESAFVICGALYVVYNTRLPSRSRVQCVFDVSGAMTPEDAALVYFPKRYGSHSSMKYNPKERQIYAWDDGYQIIYRMEMKKKLEI